The following coding sequences lie in one Bordetella genomosp. 9 genomic window:
- a CDS encoding helix-turn-helix domain-containing protein, whose translation MSKKDVLEECVRASLERYFEDLGDAEPHDMWEMVMRCVERPVLEMAMERAGGNQSRASEMLGITRNTLRKKLLAHNIPF comes from the coding sequence ATGAGTAAGAAAGATGTCCTGGAAGAATGCGTGCGCGCCAGCCTGGAGCGCTATTTCGAAGACCTGGGTGACGCCGAGCCCCACGATATGTGGGAAATGGTAATGCGCTGCGTCGAACGGCCGGTCCTCGAAATGGCGATGGAACGGGCCGGCGGGAACCAGTCCCGCGCTTCCGAAATGCTGGGCATCACGCGCAACACGCTGCGCAAGAAGCTGCTCGCGCACAACATTCCGTTTTGA
- a CDS encoding sodium:calcium antiporter gives MISTFLLFLASAAVIYFACEYFVNGVEWVGHRLELGATAVGTVLAAFGTALPESAVTFMAVVFGGTPEQKDIGVGAAMGGPLVLSTLAYAVVGLALMRLRQRRPNGADDSCIQADQQRLARDQGWFMAIFVFKVALGLIAFAWKPWLGILFLAAYALYVKRELSAEDTCTEADVLEPLKLRPGDAQPTMTWAALQTVLALVVIAVASRVFVAQIEVLGVWMGASPHVAALLLAPVATELPEIMNAIIWVRQGKERLALANISGAMMIQATIPSALGIFLTPWLLDGTLIAAGLFTMLSIAVLWLRFRRQTMSLGTLSAVGGLYALFAGYVGWHFYA, from the coding sequence ATGATTTCGACCTTTCTTCTGTTCCTCGCTTCGGCGGCGGTCATTTATTTCGCCTGCGAGTATTTCGTCAATGGCGTCGAATGGGTAGGCCATCGACTGGAACTCGGGGCGACCGCGGTGGGCACCGTGCTCGCCGCTTTCGGCACCGCGCTCCCGGAAAGCGCCGTGACATTCATGGCGGTGGTTTTCGGCGGCACGCCGGAACAGAAGGACATCGGCGTCGGCGCAGCCATGGGCGGCCCCCTGGTGCTATCCACGCTGGCTTACGCCGTGGTGGGGCTGGCGCTGATGCGTTTGCGCCAACGGCGGCCGAATGGCGCGGACGATTCCTGTATCCAGGCCGACCAGCAACGCCTCGCGCGCGACCAGGGCTGGTTCATGGCCATTTTCGTATTCAAGGTCGCGCTGGGCCTGATCGCTTTCGCCTGGAAGCCGTGGCTGGGCATTCTGTTCCTGGCTGCCTACGCGCTCTACGTCAAGCGCGAACTGAGCGCCGAGGACACCTGTACCGAAGCCGACGTGCTGGAACCGCTGAAGCTTAGGCCCGGTGACGCGCAGCCCACCATGACATGGGCGGCCCTGCAAACCGTGCTGGCGCTGGTCGTGATTGCCGTCGCGTCGCGCGTCTTCGTCGCCCAGATCGAGGTGCTCGGGGTCTGGATGGGCGCATCGCCGCACGTCGCTGCCCTGCTGCTGGCGCCCGTGGCGACGGAGCTGCCCGAAATCATGAACGCCATCATCTGGGTACGGCAGGGCAAGGAACGGCTGGCGCTGGCGAATATTTCCGGCGCCATGATGATCCAGGCCACAATCCCGAGCGCGCTGGGCATTTTCCTGACGCCGTGGCTGCTGGATGGCACGCTGATCGCAGCCGGCCTGTTCACCATGCTGTCCATCGCGGTCCTGTGGCTGCGTTTCCGCCGTCAAACCATGAGCTTGGGAACGCTTTCTGCGGTTGGAGGGCTGTACGCGCTGTTCGCGGGTTACGTGGGGTGGCATTTCTACGCCTGA
- the ruvC gene encoding crossover junction endodeoxyribonuclease RuvC: MRILGVDPGLRRTGFGVIDAEGSRLRYVASGTVVVPPVQALADRLKVILDNLREIVRETRPDVAALEIVFLNTNPASTLLLGQARGAALCAMADSGLAVHEYTALQIKKSVVGTGRAAKEQVQAMVQHLLSLDGLPAPDSADALACAICHAHVGPLADRIALLGSPGRTSARPRLRAGRLSG; the protein is encoded by the coding sequence ATGCGTATCCTCGGCGTCGACCCCGGCCTGCGGCGCACCGGCTTCGGCGTCATCGACGCCGAGGGGTCCCGCCTGCGCTACGTCGCGAGCGGGACCGTGGTGGTCCCGCCTGTCCAGGCGCTGGCCGACCGCCTGAAAGTCATCCTGGACAACCTGCGTGAGATCGTGCGCGAGACCCGGCCCGATGTGGCGGCGCTGGAAATCGTCTTCTTGAACACCAACCCCGCGTCCACCCTGCTCCTGGGGCAGGCCCGCGGCGCCGCGCTGTGCGCCATGGCCGATAGCGGCCTGGCCGTACACGAATACACCGCGCTGCAGATCAAGAAGTCCGTGGTCGGCACGGGGCGCGCGGCAAAGGAACAAGTGCAGGCCATGGTGCAGCATCTGCTGTCGCTCGACGGGCTTCCCGCGCCGGACTCGGCGGACGCCCTGGCCTGCGCCATCTGCCACGCCCACGTCGGGCCGCTGGCGGACCGCATTGCGCTGCTGGGCTCGCCCGGCAGGACATCGGCGCGCCCCAGACTGCGCGCGGGGCGGCTGTCGGGATAA
- a CDS encoding complex I NDUFA9 subunit family protein, which produces MRILVIGGTGFIGRHLVARLGVAEHRIHVPTRLYARGRDLQVVPTVTLSQSDIHDDATLDELMADCDAVINLVGVLHGGRGRPYGPGFARAHVELPRRIARACQRHGVRRMIHVSALGADHNGPSMYLRSKADGEAAVRDIFAAWHADGWTIVRPSVVFGPDDHFTNLFARLARWLPALPLAGARARMQPVYVEDVAAAIEVMLTEPHARGRVYELAGPQVHTLGDIAAMCARWSGHPRPVLSVPMGLGRLQAAVLACLPGTPLMTPDNLDSLKVDSVAHEPMASELGIVPSAMEAVVPSYLGHLRQRAI; this is translated from the coding sequence ATGCGTATCCTTGTCATAGGCGGCACCGGCTTCATCGGCCGCCATCTGGTCGCGCGGCTGGGCGTGGCGGAACATCGAATCCATGTGCCGACGCGGCTGTATGCCCGCGGACGCGACCTGCAGGTCGTGCCAACCGTGACGCTATCGCAGTCGGACATTCACGACGACGCGACGCTCGACGAGCTCATGGCCGATTGCGACGCGGTGATCAATCTGGTGGGCGTGCTCCACGGCGGGCGCGGCCGTCCCTATGGTCCCGGGTTCGCGCGCGCCCATGTGGAACTGCCGCGCCGAATTGCAAGGGCATGCCAGCGGCACGGTGTTCGGCGCATGATTCACGTCAGTGCGTTGGGCGCCGATCACAACGGCCCGAGCATGTACCTGCGTTCCAAGGCGGACGGCGAAGCCGCGGTGCGGGATATCTTCGCGGCGTGGCATGCGGACGGCTGGACCATCGTCCGTCCTTCGGTGGTATTCGGGCCGGACGACCACTTCACCAACCTCTTTGCCCGTCTGGCGCGCTGGCTCCCGGCGCTGCCATTGGCCGGGGCGCGTGCCCGCATGCAGCCCGTGTACGTCGAGGACGTCGCGGCCGCGATCGAAGTCATGCTGACCGAACCGCACGCGCGCGGCCGGGTCTACGAGCTGGCGGGCCCTCAGGTGCACACCCTGGGCGACATCGCGGCGATGTGCGCCCGCTGGAGCGGCCATCCGCGCCCGGTGCTGAGCGTCCCGATGGGTCTCGGCCGCCTCCAGGCAGCGGTACTGGCCTGTCTGCCCGGTACGCCCTTGATGACGCCGGACAACCTGGACAGTCTCAAGGTCGATAGCGTCGCGCACGAACCCATGGCGTCCGAGCTCGGCATCGTCCCGTCCGCGATGGAGGCCGTGGTCCCCAGTTATCTGGGGCACCTCAGGCAGCGCGCCATCTGA
- a CDS encoding porin gives MKQYLLSAVLTSSAAFFYPLCGQAADAPDDSGPGVTLYGVMDVGVASEHTSGKGTRNGMLTGGQTDSLWGLRGKENLNDGWYASFQVESGFDVANGKVEDDNRLFNYNAWVGVGKSTLGELRLGRQSTIGRQFGSELEQAGWKDMGLGATFKASDNFQFDNTVNYLSPQVGGFQLGLGYSFNADDNSASGFRTADNNRAYSVGLRYEQGPLLAVATWDEMRLANGDGARPRAFQVGAAYDFEVVKLAVAWTRQRDGFVGLDGGDANDVGLGLGPTPFVQGGRADAWFVGATVPMGPGSLVAQWSPATPSWSWEDGKRARRAQVATLGYIYPLSPRTSLYSFVGYARNYTLDNQFDPDNSHTTRMALGITHQF, from the coding sequence ATGAAGCAATATCTTCTCTCCGCCGTGCTGACCAGTTCGGCGGCTTTTTTTTACCCCCTGTGCGGCCAGGCCGCGGATGCCCCGGACGATAGCGGGCCGGGCGTTACTTTGTACGGCGTCATGGACGTTGGCGTGGCGAGCGAACATACGTCGGGCAAGGGCACGCGCAACGGCATGCTGACCGGTGGACAGACCGATTCGCTATGGGGGCTGCGCGGCAAGGAAAACCTGAACGACGGCTGGTATGCATCGTTCCAGGTGGAAAGCGGCTTTGACGTCGCCAACGGTAAGGTCGAAGACGACAACAGACTGTTCAACTACAACGCGTGGGTGGGCGTCGGGAAATCGACGCTGGGGGAGCTGCGGTTGGGACGCCAGTCCACCATCGGCCGCCAGTTCGGCAGCGAACTCGAGCAGGCAGGTTGGAAGGACATGGGGCTGGGCGCCACGTTCAAGGCGTCGGACAACTTCCAGTTCGACAACACCGTCAATTACCTCTCGCCGCAGGTCGGCGGCTTCCAGCTGGGCCTGGGCTATTCCTTCAATGCCGACGACAACAGCGCCTCGGGTTTCCGTACGGCGGACAACAACCGCGCCTACAGCGTCGGCCTGCGTTACGAGCAGGGCCCCTTGCTGGCCGTGGCCACCTGGGACGAGATGCGTCTGGCCAATGGCGACGGCGCGCGTCCGCGCGCTTTCCAGGTGGGAGCGGCCTACGATTTCGAGGTGGTGAAACTGGCGGTCGCATGGACGCGTCAGCGCGACGGCTTCGTCGGCCTGGATGGCGGAGATGCCAATGACGTGGGCCTGGGCCTGGGTCCGACGCCCTTCGTACAGGGTGGTCGGGCCGACGCGTGGTTTGTCGGCGCCACGGTCCCAATGGGGCCCGGCAGCCTGGTCGCGCAATGGTCCCCAGCCACGCCATCGTGGTCGTGGGAAGACGGCAAGCGCGCCCGCCGGGCGCAGGTCGCCACGCTTGGCTACATCTATCCCTTGTCGCCGCGCACCAGCCTTTACAGCTTTGTGGGCTATGCCCGCAACTACACGCTGGACAACCAGTTCGACCCGGATAATTCGCACACCACGCGAATGGCCCTAGGCATCACTCACCAGTTCTGA
- the dusB gene encoding tRNA dihydrouridine synthase DusB — MRIGPWTLPNNVFVAPMAGVTDRPFRQLCKRLGAGYAVSEMAASNPRLWDSVKTSRRLNHDGEIAPVAVQIAGADPDMLAEAAVFNAGKGARIIDINMGCPVKKVCNVASGSALLRHEDLVARILDAVVRACTPLGVPVTLKTRTGWDRENRNALRIARLAEDTGIAALTLHGRTRADLYTGQAEYDTIRAVKAAVRIPVVANGDIDSPEKARFVLDYTGADAVMIGRAAQGRPWIFREIDHYLRTGARLPPPTYGEMRDLLLEHLDDHYRFYGEHTGVRTARKHIGWYVSGLPGADAFCAIMNRIDDTAAQARAVDSWFERFPRDGRPGQPDRAQALLAA, encoded by the coding sequence ATGCGCATCGGCCCCTGGACCCTTCCCAACAACGTATTCGTCGCTCCCATGGCGGGCGTGACGGACCGCCCGTTCCGCCAGCTGTGCAAGCGGCTCGGTGCGGGCTACGCGGTGTCGGAAATGGCGGCCAGCAATCCCCGTCTGTGGGATAGCGTCAAGACCTCCCGCCGCCTGAATCATGACGGCGAGATCGCGCCGGTGGCCGTGCAGATTGCAGGCGCGGATCCCGACATGCTTGCCGAGGCAGCCGTCTTCAACGCCGGCAAGGGCGCGCGCATCATCGACATCAACATGGGCTGCCCCGTCAAAAAGGTGTGCAACGTGGCCTCCGGTTCCGCGCTGCTTCGGCACGAGGATCTGGTTGCCCGCATCCTTGACGCGGTGGTGCGCGCGTGCACGCCGCTGGGCGTGCCCGTGACGCTGAAAACGCGCACCGGCTGGGACCGCGAAAACCGCAATGCGCTGCGCATTGCGCGGCTGGCAGAAGATACGGGTATCGCCGCGCTGACGCTGCATGGCCGCACCCGGGCGGACTTGTACACCGGCCAGGCCGAGTACGACACCATTCGCGCCGTGAAGGCCGCCGTCCGCATCCCTGTCGTGGCCAACGGCGACATCGACAGCCCTGAGAAAGCGCGTTTCGTGCTCGACTACACCGGCGCGGACGCCGTGATGATCGGCCGCGCCGCGCAAGGCAGGCCCTGGATATTCCGCGAGATCGACCACTATTTGCGAACCGGCGCCAGGCTGCCGCCGCCGACCTACGGCGAAATGCGCGACCTGTTGCTGGAACACCTGGACGACCACTACCGCTTCTACGGCGAGCACACGGGTGTGCGGACCGCGCGCAAACACATCGGCTGGTACGTGTCCGGCCTTCCCGGCGCGGACGCTTTCTGCGCCATCATGAACCGTATCGACGATACCGCCGCGCAGGCGCGGGCCGTCGACAGCTGGTTCGAGCGTTTTCCGCGCGATGGCCGCCCTGGGCAGCCCGATCGCGCGCAAGCCCTGCTGGCGGCCTGA
- the ruvA gene encoding Holliday junction branch migration protein RuvA translates to MIGRITGTLIEKSPPTVCVDVNGVGYDVDVPMSTLYALPETGQRVSLYTHLTVREDAHLLYGFATVAERGAFRELIKVSGIGARTALSVLSGLSVADLAQAITLQESGRLTRVPGIGKKTAERLLLEMRGKLGADIGASAHAVPDNQSDILNALLALGYSEKESLAALKTLPEGVDVSDGIRHALKALVR, encoded by the coding sequence ATGATTGGACGCATCACCGGCACGCTCATCGAAAAGTCCCCGCCCACCGTATGCGTGGACGTGAACGGCGTGGGCTACGACGTGGACGTGCCCATGAGCACGCTGTACGCGCTGCCCGAAACCGGTCAGCGGGTATCGCTGTACACCCATCTGACCGTACGGGAAGACGCGCACCTGCTCTACGGCTTCGCCACGGTGGCGGAAAGGGGCGCCTTCCGCGAACTCATCAAGGTCAGCGGCATCGGCGCGCGTACCGCGCTGTCGGTGCTGTCCGGACTGTCCGTGGCCGATCTGGCCCAGGCCATCACCTTGCAGGAATCCGGCCGGCTGACCCGCGTACCGGGCATCGGCAAGAAAACCGCCGAGCGGCTGCTTCTGGAGATGCGCGGCAAACTCGGCGCGGATATCGGCGCGAGCGCGCATGCCGTGCCCGATAACCAGTCGGATATCCTCAACGCCCTGCTGGCGCTCGGCTACTCCGAAAAGGAATCGCTGGCCGCGCTCAAGACGCTGCCCGAAGGCGTCGACGTGTCGGACGGCATTCGCCACGCCCTGAAGGCGCTGGTGCGCTAA
- the purH gene encoding bifunctional phosphoribosylaminoimidazolecarboxamide formyltransferase/IMP cyclohydrolase, whose amino-acid sequence MKIETALLSVSDKTGIVEFARALAARGVRLLSTGGTAKLLAESGLAVTEVAAHTGSPEILDGRVKTLHPKIHGGLLARRDSEEHMATLRDQGIDRIDMLVVNLYPFRETVARDGCTFADAVENIDIGGPAMLRAAAKNHGTEAGGVTVVIDPSDYSRVLAEIDATGGTSYALRLALATKVYAHTAAYDGAIAAYLSSLADAAPAQDAAPARHPWPETLTIQIRQQQALRYGENPHQSAAFYVDAQRPAGVLGNYRQLQGKELSYNNIADADAAWECVRSFDSAACVIVKHANPCGVAVAEHGLEAYRKAFKTDPTSAFGGIIAFNRPVDAAMAEAVSEQFLEVLLAPAYDGAALALLARKKNVRVLEVPTGAGQNAFDVKRVGGGWLVQSPDAGTVAPEDLKVVTRTQPTEQQMRDMMFAWKVAKFVKSNAIVFCADGMTLGVGAGQMSRVDSARIASIKAENAGLTLRGSAVASDAFFPFRDGLDVVVAAGANCVIQPGGSVRDDEVIAAADEHGIAMVLTGTRHFRH is encoded by the coding sequence ATGAAAATCGAAACCGCCCTCCTCTCGGTCTCCGACAAGACCGGCATCGTTGAATTCGCTCGTGCGCTGGCGGCGCGCGGCGTGCGGCTGCTGTCCACGGGCGGCACCGCAAAGCTGCTGGCCGAATCCGGCCTGGCCGTGACCGAAGTCGCCGCGCACACCGGCTCGCCGGAAATCCTGGACGGCCGCGTCAAGACGCTGCACCCCAAGATCCACGGCGGCCTGCTGGCGCGCCGCGACAGCGAAGAACACATGGCCACGCTGCGCGATCAAGGCATCGACCGCATCGATATGCTGGTCGTGAACCTGTACCCCTTCCGCGAAACCGTTGCGCGCGATGGCTGCACGTTCGCCGATGCGGTGGAAAACATCGATATCGGCGGCCCTGCCATGCTGCGCGCGGCGGCCAAGAACCACGGGACCGAAGCCGGCGGCGTTACGGTCGTCATCGACCCGTCCGACTACAGCCGCGTGCTGGCGGAAATCGACGCCACTGGCGGCACCTCGTATGCGCTGCGGCTGGCGCTGGCAACGAAGGTCTACGCCCACACGGCTGCCTACGACGGCGCGATCGCGGCCTATCTGAGCAGCCTGGCCGACGCCGCGCCTGCGCAGGATGCCGCGCCGGCGCGGCATCCGTGGCCCGAAACCCTGACCATCCAGATCCGCCAGCAGCAGGCGCTGCGCTATGGCGAGAATCCGCATCAGTCGGCGGCGTTCTATGTCGATGCCCAGCGCCCCGCCGGCGTGCTGGGCAACTACCGGCAGTTGCAGGGCAAGGAGCTTTCGTACAACAACATCGCGGACGCGGATGCCGCATGGGAATGCGTGCGCAGCTTCGATAGCGCCGCGTGCGTCATCGTCAAGCACGCCAACCCCTGCGGCGTCGCCGTGGCCGAGCACGGGCTGGAAGCCTACCGCAAGGCGTTCAAGACCGATCCCACCTCGGCCTTCGGCGGCATCATCGCATTCAACCGCCCGGTTGACGCGGCCATGGCCGAGGCCGTGAGCGAACAATTCCTGGAGGTGCTGCTGGCGCCCGCCTACGACGGCGCTGCACTGGCGCTGCTGGCGCGCAAAAAGAACGTGCGGGTCCTGGAAGTGCCGACGGGCGCGGGCCAGAACGCCTTCGACGTCAAGCGGGTGGGCGGCGGCTGGCTGGTGCAGAGCCCGGACGCCGGCACCGTCGCGCCGGAAGACCTGAAGGTGGTGACCCGCACCCAGCCCACCGAACAGCAGATGCGGGACATGATGTTCGCCTGGAAGGTGGCCAAGTTCGTCAAATCCAACGCGATTGTCTTCTGCGCCGACGGCATGACGCTGGGCGTCGGCGCCGGCCAGATGAGCCGCGTGGACTCGGCGCGCATCGCCTCGATCAAGGCGGAGAACGCCGGCCTGACGCTGCGCGGCTCCGCCGTGGCGTCCGATGCCTTCTTTCCCTTCCGCGACGGCCTGGACGTCGTGGTGGCGGCAGGCGCGAATTGCGTCATCCAGCCGGGCGGCAGCGTGCGGGATGACGAGGTCATCGCGGCGGCTGACGAACACGGCATCGCCATGGTGCTGACCGGCACCCGTCATTTCCGCCACTGA
- a CDS encoding FAD-dependent monooxygenase: MTDSAFPIAIVGAGPVGQALALMLARSADDPSRIVLIQGGAAPAASAAPATSADAVRNDPGARVLALNHGSLVLLETLGARPRDAAAIHTIHVSQRGRLGHTLIRDEDFDVPELGAVAPYPVVRDALGQAVAQAGITVRHMQGARIAAQDADGVTIRADDGSSLRTGVAVVSDGAAAGKLRREYGQDAVLTTVRAAQPRPGWAFERFTREGPLALLPHPSGDDCYAVVWCCAPGRAAQLAALDDAGFSGALSETFGGRMGPLRCIASRHVSSLFMSVRRTQVEGRTVAIGNAAQTLHPVAGQGLNLGLRDAANLAQSLARWLQAPDGNPASALRAFASARRSDRWITAGLTDLLPRVFTTGLAPVEHACGLALLALDVARPLRTPLARHLLQGWRA; encoded by the coding sequence ATGACAGATTCCGCTTTTCCTATCGCGATCGTGGGCGCAGGGCCGGTGGGACAGGCGCTGGCGCTGATGCTCGCGCGGTCGGCGGACGACCCCTCTCGCATCGTCCTGATCCAGGGCGGCGCCGCGCCGGCCGCTTCAGCCGCGCCCGCGACAAGCGCCGACGCGGTCCGGAACGACCCCGGCGCCAGGGTGCTGGCCCTGAACCATGGCTCCCTGGTTCTGCTCGAGACGCTGGGCGCGCGTCCCCGCGACGCGGCGGCGATCCATACCATCCATGTCTCTCAGCGCGGCCGGCTGGGCCACACGCTGATCCGCGACGAAGATTTCGACGTGCCGGAACTGGGTGCGGTCGCGCCCTACCCCGTGGTGCGGGATGCGCTGGGGCAAGCGGTCGCACAGGCGGGCATTACGGTGCGCCATATGCAGGGCGCGCGCATCGCCGCGCAGGACGCAGACGGCGTCACCATCCGGGCGGACGACGGCTCCTCCTTGCGTACCGGCGTGGCGGTCGTATCCGATGGCGCTGCCGCGGGCAAGCTGCGCCGCGAATACGGGCAGGACGCGGTGCTGACGACGGTGCGGGCGGCGCAGCCCCGACCGGGATGGGCCTTCGAGCGCTTCACGCGGGAAGGCCCCCTTGCGCTCCTGCCGCACCCGTCCGGAGATGACTGCTATGCCGTGGTCTGGTGCTGCGCGCCGGGCCGCGCCGCACAGTTGGCCGCTCTGGATGACGCCGGTTTCTCCGGCGCGTTGAGCGAAACGTTCGGCGGCCGGATGGGGCCGTTGCGGTGCATTGCCAGCCGCCACGTCTCGTCGCTGTTCATGAGCGTGCGCCGCACCCAGGTGGAAGGACGCACGGTGGCCATCGGCAATGCCGCGCAGACCTTGCATCCGGTGGCGGGACAGGGACTGAACCTGGGTTTGCGCGATGCCGCCAATCTGGCGCAATCGCTCGCGCGCTGGCTGCAGGCGCCCGACGGGAATCCTGCTTCCGCCCTGCGCGCCTTCGCGAGCGCCCGACGCAGCGATCGCTGGATCACAGCGGGGCTGACCGATCTGCTGCCCCGCGTATTCACCACAGGCCTCGCGCCGGTGGAGCACGCCTGCGGGTTGGCATTGCTTGCGCTGGATGTGGCGCGTCCCCTGCGCACCCCGCTGGCGCGGCATCTGCTGCAGGGCTGGCGCGCCTGA
- a CDS encoding TM2 domain-containing protein, producing MADASSVLRPARRAPRTKVRAGLLALFLGWMGAHWWYLGRRGAAAVTLFALACLAATQWFPVWYDNPAFFLLFVPMTAGFIESAVLCLRADEKFDRAYNPGLGTPSRTGLGPVLVALAALLIGSMCTIFGIAMVVVYVWKAMGWLDGYVL from the coding sequence ATGGCCGATGCCTCTTCCGTTCTGCGCCCCGCGCGCCGTGCGCCGCGCACCAAGGTGCGGGCGGGGCTGCTCGCCCTATTCCTGGGATGGATGGGCGCGCATTGGTGGTACCTGGGACGCCGCGGCGCGGCGGCGGTGACGCTGTTCGCGCTGGCATGCCTGGCGGCCACCCAGTGGTTTCCCGTCTGGTATGACAATCCGGCGTTTTTCCTGCTGTTCGTTCCGATGACGGCAGGGTTCATCGAAAGCGCCGTTCTCTGCCTGCGGGCGGACGAAAAATTCGACCGTGCCTACAACCCGGGGCTCGGCACGCCGTCGCGCACCGGGTTGGGACCGGTACTGGTGGCGCTGGCCGCGTTGCTCATCGGCTCCATGTGCACGATCTTCGGCATTGCCATGGTCGTGGTCTACGTCTGGAAGGCCATGGGCTGGCTGGACGGCTATGTGCTCTGA
- a CDS encoding aminopeptidase P N-terminal domain-containing protein, with translation MSLPPDDVTPHIARRARLLDTMRAAGGGIAILAAAPIAARGRNGEYPYRQDSDFLYLTGFPEPDAWLVLIAGERDRTVLFCREKNEERELWEGLTIGPEAAVADFGFDEAYPADRLDELLPGMLLDQPTLYAPLLRDDRAGTRICQAMEKAQRLSRTGQRPPARHHDILPLIAEMRLIKDAAEIAAMRRAARISAGAHARAMRLARPGMREYEIEAELLYEFRRHGAQSVAYSSIVAAGPNACILHYPAGEAVLEDGQLVLVDAGCEVDGYAADITRTFPANGRYSGPQRLLYELTVEAQKAAAAATRPGMTWNDGHEAAVRVLAQGMIDAGLLKGSLDGVLESKAYTRFYMHRTGHWLGLDVHDVGDYRDPAAPAGPERPWRTLQKGMILTIEPGIYVRAADDVPQAFWNIGIRTEDDALVTDEGCELITRGVPVDPREIEALMRE, from the coding sequence ATGAGCCTGCCCCCCGACGACGTCACGCCCCACATCGCCCGCCGCGCCCGCCTGCTCGACACCATGCGCGCCGCCGGCGGCGGTATCGCCATTCTGGCCGCCGCCCCCATCGCCGCGCGGGGCCGCAATGGCGAGTACCCGTACCGTCAGGACAGCGACTTCCTCTATCTGACGGGGTTCCCCGAGCCGGACGCGTGGCTTGTGCTGATCGCTGGCGAGCGGGACCGCACGGTGCTTTTCTGCCGGGAAAAGAACGAGGAGCGGGAGCTGTGGGAAGGCCTGACCATCGGCCCGGAAGCCGCCGTCGCCGATTTCGGGTTCGACGAGGCATACCCGGCGGACCGCCTGGACGAGCTGCTGCCCGGCATGCTGCTGGACCAGCCCACCCTGTATGCGCCGCTGCTGCGCGACGACCGCGCGGGAACCCGCATATGCCAGGCGATGGAAAAGGCGCAGCGACTGTCCCGAACGGGCCAGCGCCCGCCGGCCAGGCATCACGACATATTGCCGCTGATCGCGGAAATGCGGCTGATCAAAGACGCGGCGGAAATCGCGGCCATGCGCCGCGCGGCCAGGATTTCCGCGGGCGCGCACGCGCGCGCCATGCGCCTCGCGCGGCCCGGCATGCGGGAGTACGAAATCGAGGCCGAGCTGCTTTATGAATTCCGCCGTCACGGCGCGCAGTCCGTCGCGTACAGCAGCATCGTCGCCGCGGGCCCGAACGCCTGCATCCTGCATTACCCCGCGGGCGAGGCGGTGCTGGAAGACGGCCAGCTTGTGCTGGTGGACGCAGGCTGCGAAGTGGACGGCTATGCCGCCGACATCACCCGCACCTTTCCCGCGAACGGCCGGTATAGCGGCCCCCAGCGGCTGTTGTACGAGCTGACGGTGGAAGCCCAGAAGGCCGCGGCCGCCGCGACGCGTCCCGGCATGACCTGGAACGATGGGCACGAAGCCGCCGTACGCGTGCTGGCGCAGGGCATGATCGACGCGGGCCTGCTGAAGGGTTCGTTGGACGGCGTCCTGGAATCCAAGGCGTACACGCGGTTCTACATGCACCGTACCGGCCACTGGCTGGGCCTGGATGTGCATGACGTGGGCGACTACCGCGATCCGGCCGCGCCGGCAGGCCCGGAGCGTCCATGGCGCACCTTGCAGAAAGGCATGATCCTGACGATCGAGCCGGGAATCTACGTGCGCGCCGCGGACGATGTTCCACAGGCGTTCTGGAACATCGGGATCCGAACCGAGGACGACGCGCTGGTGACGGACGAGGGATGCGAGCTGATCACGCGTGGCGTGCCCGTGGATCCGCGCGAGATCGAAGCGCTGATGAGGGAGTAG